A DNA window from Streptococcus mutans contains the following coding sequences:
- the infC gene encoding translation initiation factor IF-3: MKNIAKKDLFINNEIRVREVRLIGLDGEQLGIKPLAQAQAIADDANVDLVLIQPQATPPVARIMDYGKFKFEYQKKQKEQRKKQSVVTIKEVRLSPVIDKGDFETKLRNGRKFLEKGNKVKVSIRFKGRMITHKEIGAKVLADFAEATQDIAIIEQRAKMDGRQMFMQLAPIPDKK, translated from the coding sequence GTGAAGAATATCGCTAAAAAAGATTTGTTCATTAACAATGAAATTCGTGTCCGCGAAGTTCGCCTTATTGGTCTTGATGGTGAGCAATTGGGAATTAAACCATTAGCCCAAGCACAGGCTATTGCAGATGATGCTAATGTCGACTTGGTTTTAATTCAGCCGCAGGCTACACCGCCTGTTGCTCGTATTATGGACTATGGTAAGTTCAAATTTGAGTATCAAAAGAAACAAAAAGAACAACGTAAGAAACAAAGCGTTGTTACCATTAAAGAAGTCCGTTTAAGTCCAGTTATTGATAAAGGTGACTTTGAGACAAAGCTTCGTAATGGGCGTAAGTTCCTTGAAAAGGGAAATAAGGTTAAAGTTTCTATTCGTTTTAAGGGACGTATGATTACTCACAAGGAAATTGGAGCAAAAGTTTTAGCTGATTTTGCTGAGGCAACGCAAGATATTGCTATTATTGAGCAAAGGGCTAAGATGGATGGCCGTCAAATGTTCATGCAGCTTGCACCAATTCCAGATAAAAAATAA
- the cmk gene encoding (d)CMP kinase, producing the protein MMGIRIAIDGPASSGKSTVAKIIAKKLGYVYLDTGAMYRSATYLALQNDTDLTDERAIVKLLKDYPISFGRRKDDSEQLVFVGNVEVSHPIRENEVTNNVSTVAALPLVRKTLVDLQQQLAKKGGIVMDGRDIGTVVLPDAELKIFLIASVEERAERRYRENLEKGIQTDFNTLKKEIAERDYKDSHRKISPLKPAADAITFDTTGIDIAGVVNFIEKKAQNIIDRS; encoded by the coding sequence ATGATGGGTATTAGAATTGCTATTGATGGTCCTGCTTCCAGCGGTAAAAGTACAGTAGCTAAAATTATCGCTAAAAAGTTAGGTTATGTTTATTTGGATACAGGTGCCATGTATCGTTCAGCGACCTATTTAGCTTTGCAAAATGATACAGATCTAACGGACGAGCGGGCCATTGTTAAACTTTTGAAGGATTATCCTATTAGTTTTGGGCGTCGTAAGGATGATAGTGAACAACTCGTTTTTGTTGGTAATGTTGAAGTTAGTCATCCTATTCGTGAGAATGAAGTGACCAATAATGTATCAACCGTTGCTGCCTTGCCCTTGGTGCGTAAAACATTGGTTGATTTGCAACAACAATTGGCCAAAAAGGGTGGTATCGTAATGGATGGGCGTGATATTGGGACAGTTGTTTTACCCGATGCTGAGCTCAAGATTTTTTTAATTGCTTCTGTTGAAGAAAGAGCTGAGCGACGTTACAGAGAAAATCTTGAAAAAGGAATTCAAACAGATTTTAATACATTAAAAAAAGAAATTGCTGAGCGTGACTATAAGGATAGTCATAGGAAAATTTCTCCGTTAAAACCTGCAGCTGATGCTATCACTTTTGACACAACGGGCATTGATATTGCAGGTGTCGTTAACTTTATTGAAAAGAAAGCACAAAATATTATTGACAGGTCTTAG
- a CDS encoding SAG1386/EF1546 family surface-associated protein — protein MSNKPWEEKVTDATTDNEEMTRNSKDASIISTPILTILLSLFFLIIIGILFFVLYTSNGGSNEKAATSGFYSSSKTVKKAKNEANSQTDEQTTEAETSSSETTSSSSDSDGETITVQGGEGAAAIAARAGISVDKLYELNPEHMTHGYWYANPGDNIKIK, from the coding sequence ATGTCAAATAAACCATGGGAAGAAAAAGTAACTGATGCAACTACTGATAATGAAGAAATGACAAGAAATTCAAAGGATGCTAGTATTATCAGTACACCTATTTTAACAATCCTATTGAGCCTCTTTTTCTTGATTATTATTGGTATTTTATTTTTTGTACTTTATACTTCAAATGGTGGAAGCAATGAAAAAGCAGCCACTTCGGGTTTCTATAGTTCTTCCAAAACGGTCAAAAAAGCCAAAAATGAGGCAAATAGTCAAACTGATGAACAGACAACAGAAGCAGAAACAAGTTCAAGTGAAACGACAAGTTCCTCTTCAGACAGTGATGGCGAGACAATTACAGTTCAAGGAGGTGAAGGGGCTGCAGCAATTGCTGCGCGTGCGGGTATTTCTGTTGATAAACTCTATGAGCTGAATCCAGAACATATGACGCATGGCTATTGGTATGCTAACCCTGGAGATAACATCAAGATTAAGTAA
- a CDS encoding ferredoxin gives MKVAIIPEKCIACGLCQTYSGVFDYNDDGIVIFTDSKEKIKTVADDPNILMAVKNCPTKALTLP, from the coding sequence ATGAAAGTAGCAATTATCCCAGAAAAATGTATTGCCTGTGGGCTTTGTCAAACCTATTCAGGCGTTTTTGATTATAATGATGATGGTATTGTCATTTTTACAGACAGCAAGGAAAAGATTAAAACAGTTGCTGATGATCCAAATATCCTTATGGCTGTTAAAAATTGTCCAACAAAAGCTCTTACATTACCGTAA
- a CDS encoding EbsA family protein — protein MIKIFGKVRYHWQPELSWLIIYWSITIMPIFIALSLLYEQTSIPQYFFILFITFVVLVGVGFHRYFVIENNGILRVVSLNVFKPSKIAIADIKKVEVTKSTVTLIVKGKKKCLFYMRKWPKKYFLDALALHPDFKGEVELIDNFINLDYFEAYKKEKKPLR, from the coding sequence GTGATTAAGATATTTGGGAAAGTTAGATATCATTGGCAGCCTGAACTGTCATGGCTGATTATTTACTGGTCTATCACTATTATGCCAATTTTTATTGCCTTGTCACTTTTGTATGAACAAACTTCTATTCCGCAGTATTTCTTTATTTTATTCATTACATTTGTTGTTTTAGTTGGTGTTGGTTTTCATCGCTACTTTGTGATTGAAAATAATGGCATTTTACGAGTTGTTTCTTTAAATGTTTTCAAGCCTTCAAAAATTGCTATTGCAGATATAAAAAAAGTAGAGGTAACAAAGTCAACTGTGACTCTGATTGTAAAAGGTAAGAAAAAGTGTCTCTTTTATATGCGTAAGTGGCCTAAAAAATATTTTTTAGATGCTTTGGCACTTCATCCAGATTTCAAGGGAGAAGTGGAGCTCATTGATAATTTTATCAATCTTGATTATTTTGAAGCTTATAAAAAAGAAAAAAAGCCCTTACGGTAA
- the pepT gene encoding peptidase T: MTYDNLLNRFLTYTRVNTRSDESSETTPTTQSQVDFALTILKPEMKSIGLQNVHYLENGYLVGTLPANGNFSYKIGFIAHMDTADFNAEGVNPQIIDNYNGEIIQLGQTDFVLDPKEFPNLNNYLGQTLITTDGTTLLGSDDKSGIAEIMTAIDYLVKHPEIEHDEIRVGFGPDEEIGRGADQFDVEDFDVDFAYTVDGGPLGELQYETFSAAAAEIDFMGRNVHPGTAKNQMVNALQLAMDFHGQLPQEDRPEKTEGYQGFYHLLSLKGTVDAAHASYIIRDFDDEAFVSRKDFMQKIADKMNAHLGAERVQLQIYDQYYNMRKIIKKDMTCVKLAKKVMENLAIEPIIEPIRGGTDGSKISFMGLPTPNLFAGGENMHGRFEFVSLETMQRAVDVIIGIVCFKQ; encoded by the coding sequence ATGACTTATGATAATTTATTGAATCGCTTTTTAACCTATACTAGGGTTAATACAAGAAGTGATGAAAGTAGTGAAACAACACCAACAACACAAAGTCAGGTTGATTTTGCTTTAACCATTTTAAAACCTGAAATGAAAAGTATTGGGCTTCAGAATGTTCATTATTTGGAAAATGGTTATTTGGTAGGAACTTTACCTGCAAATGGCAATTTTTCTTATAAAATCGGTTTTATTGCACACATGGATACAGCCGATTTTAATGCTGAAGGTGTCAATCCTCAGATTATTGATAATTATAATGGTGAAATTATTCAATTAGGACAGACTGATTTTGTCTTGGATCCAAAGGAGTTTCCTAATTTAAATAACTACTTAGGTCAGACTCTGATTACCACAGACGGAACTACTCTTCTTGGCAGTGATGATAAGTCTGGCATTGCTGAGATTATGACAGCTATTGATTATCTAGTCAAACATCCTGAAATTGAACATGACGAAATTCGAGTTGGATTTGGACCTGATGAAGAAATTGGTAGGGGTGCTGATCAGTTTGATGTTGAGGATTTTGATGTTGATTTTGCTTATACCGTTGATGGCGGTCCTTTAGGAGAACTGCAATATGAGACTTTCAGTGCTGCAGCAGCAGAAATTGATTTTATGGGACGCAATGTTCATCCGGGTACAGCTAAGAATCAGATGGTTAATGCATTGCAACTGGCAATGGATTTTCATGGGCAATTGCCACAGGAGGACCGGCCTGAAAAGACTGAAGGATATCAAGGGTTTTACCATCTTTTGAGTCTTAAAGGGACTGTTGATGCGGCACATGCCAGTTATATTATTCGTGATTTTGATGATGAAGCTTTTGTAAGCCGTAAAGATTTTATGCAGAAAATTGCTGACAAGATGAATGCCCATTTAGGAGCAGAGCGCGTGCAATTGCAAATTTATGATCAGTATTATAATATGCGAAAAATTATTAAAAAAGATATGACCTGCGTGAAACTAGCTAAAAAAGTTATGGAAAACCTAGCGATTGAACCTATTATTGAACCAATTCGCGGCGGAACAGATGGTTCTAAAATTTCCTTTATGGGTCTGCCGACCCCCAATCTTTTTGCTGGTGGTGAAAATATGCATGGTCGCTTTGAATTTGTCAGTTTAGAAACAATGCAAAGGGCAGTTGATGTTATCATAGGAATTGTCTGTTTCAAACAATAA
- a CDS encoding DUF6287 domain-containing protein has translation MKRKRNLYFLIGLFLTVFLLIGCSMQKKPKSESSSTSQKTTLQTKQSSEKSTDAKQTTEAHSESSQSSSHSNNEETLAPIDTGAVLKADYSSMAGTWKNEEGQTLTFDQRGLTTPGMTVSLLNIDQDGNLLLNVETGTKKNLTLYIVPANKTLSNQYFSNGQSDESDKTKDRIVSSESLNSGKFTNRVYYHVSTH, from the coding sequence ATGAAAAGAAAACGAAATCTTTACTTTCTTATTGGTTTATTTTTGACAGTCTTTCTTTTGATAGGATGCTCAATGCAGAAAAAACCCAAATCAGAAAGCAGCTCGACTTCTCAAAAGACTACTTTACAAACAAAACAGTCAAGTGAAAAATCAACTGATGCTAAGCAAACGACAGAAGCTCATTCAGAAAGCAGTCAGTCTTCTTCTCATTCTAATAACGAGGAAACCCTTGCTCCCATTGATACAGGCGCTGTTTTAAAGGCTGATTACAGTAGTATGGCAGGAACTTGGAAAAATGAAGAAGGACAAACGTTGACATTTGATCAGCGAGGTCTGACAACCCCTGGAATGACAGTCAGTCTGTTGAACATTGATCAAGACGGAAATCTTTTGTTAAATGTTGAGACTGGAACAAAAAAGAATCTAACTCTTTATATTGTGCCAGCCAATAAAACCCTATCTAATCAATATTTTTCTAATGGTCAAAGCGATGAATCTGATAAAACAAAAGATCGTATTGTTTCTTCTGAGAGTTTAAATAGCGGCAAATTTACAAACCGAGTTTATTATCATGTTTCAACTCATTAA
- the atlA gene encoding autolysin AtlA: MKSKTYLMIPLALTLFMAANKISADEQNQSLSASEVISSDATSVSELPATTAQISQEVRNNGQDSTIQLQQTQEQSDPITGTSETTVSSMKVATNGSPAKANETETVPSQASTASSVQTPDQISTVPSVKAETTSTADQLQSTSSAPLDQQTDAKRLSNKMTPASSVQARSSLTQDKQVQAQEVTSAVVEEKGIKLQYNGQIARNTKIQFAVWSARNDQDDLQWYTANNMGAAYAEFKNHREYGTYYVHTYANQNGKMIGLNATTLTIAQPQVQTNIQRKSATNFELTVSNVPNTISGIMVPVWSDQNGQDDIKWYNARKADDGSYKVLIDTKNHKNDLGHYEAHIYGYSTVTQSQIGLAVSSGFDRNDTRPNARISVANYDQNKTTFDVVVEGSSDTKTVSAVNIAVWSEDKGQDDLKWYSPKIVNNKATVTINIANHSNTSDKYNVHVYTDYTDGTHSGTILGAYQINKPLEKNTVSADLTSDGIALKLDSNTVTDYTKVRFAVWSDQNGQDDLKWYSANSDGAATAAYSNHSGYGLYHIHTYIIKDGKMVGLNGRTITINQPSAKVDIAKESDALYKVTVSNLPAYISSVVIPVWTDKNNQDDIQWIPATKQGDGTYAAQIQLADHNGETGHYNVHVYGQSKFDNKTVGLAATDGFNVAETRNAVIAASNYNASAGTIDMIVKQEAGGKAIKEVRMAAWSEADQSNLHWYVSSTIIDGKVTVTINEKNHQYIKGNYNIHVYVDYTDGTSSGTNIGNYSLNADKPAVALPSYFIDISSHNGIISVAEFNSLKQQGIQGVVVKLTEGTNYINPYASSQIANARAAGIKVSAYHYAHYTSAAGAQEEARYFANAARSFGLEASTVMVNDMEESSMVNNINNNVQAWQDEMRRQGYSNLIHYTMASWLDIRGGQVDTARFGINNFWVAHYAKGYTYMTQEEAKSLNYYANAAAWQYTSVSSKLSHALDENIDYTGRFTQQ; encoded by the coding sequence ATGAAAAGCAAAACTTATTTGATGATTCCATTAGCATTGACCCTATTTATGGCTGCTAATAAAATATCTGCAGATGAGCAAAATCAATCCTTAAGTGCATCAGAAGTTATTTCTTCTGATGCGACATCAGTATCTGAATTACCAGCGACAACAGCACAGATAAGTCAGGAAGTCAGAAATAATGGACAAGACAGTACTATCCAATTGCAGCAAACACAGGAACAGTCTGATCCGATAACAGGTACGTCTGAGACAACTGTTTCCTCTATGAAGGTGGCCACAAATGGCTCACCTGCCAAAGCAAATGAGACTGAAACAGTTCCGTCTCAGGCAAGTACTGCTAGTTCTGTGCAGACTCCTGATCAGATTTCGACTGTTCCTTCTGTAAAAGCAGAAACCACTTCTACCGCAGATCAATTACAATCAACATCATCTGCTCCTTTGGATCAACAAACTGATGCTAAACGTCTTTCCAATAAAATGACTCCAGCAAGCAGCGTACAAGCTCGTTCTTCTCTTACACAAGACAAGCAAGTACAGGCACAAGAAGTCACAAGTGCTGTAGTGGAAGAAAAAGGGATTAAGCTACAGTATAACGGTCAGATCGCTCGAAATACTAAGATTCAATTTGCTGTCTGGTCAGCTCGAAATGATCAAGATGATCTTCAATGGTATACGGCAAATAATATGGGAGCGGCCTATGCCGAATTCAAGAATCATCGTGAGTATGGGACCTATTATGTTCATACTTATGCTAATCAAAATGGCAAGATGATAGGACTTAACGCAACAACTCTTACAATTGCTCAACCTCAGGTGCAAACTAATATTCAAAGAAAATCAGCAACGAATTTTGAGTTAACCGTTTCTAATGTTCCTAATACTATTAGCGGCATCATGGTACCTGTCTGGTCAGATCAAAACGGTCAAGATGATATTAAATGGTATAATGCCCGAAAGGCTGATGATGGCAGTTATAAGGTTTTGATTGATACTAAAAATCACAAGAATGATTTGGGACATTATGAAGCTCATATTTACGGCTACAGCACAGTAACCCAGTCTCAAATTGGCTTAGCTGTTAGTTCTGGTTTTGACCGCAATGATACTAGACCCAATGCAAGGATATCTGTTGCTAATTATGACCAAAATAAAACGACCTTTGATGTTGTTGTTGAGGGTTCATCTGATACAAAGACTGTATCTGCTGTTAATATTGCTGTTTGGTCTGAAGATAAAGGTCAAGATGACCTTAAGTGGTATTCACCAAAAATTGTCAACAATAAGGCAACTGTGACGATTAATATCGCTAATCATTCAAATACTTCAGATAAATATAATGTCCATGTTTATACAGACTACACTGATGGGACACATTCTGGTACTATTTTAGGGGCTTATCAGATCAATAAACCGCTTGAGAAAAATACTGTTTCAGCTGATTTAACTAGTGATGGTATTGCTCTCAAATTAGATTCAAACACGGTTACAGATTATACCAAAGTACGATTTGCCGTTTGGTCGGATCAAAATGGTCAAGATGATCTCAAGTGGTATAGTGCAAATAGTGATGGAGCGGCAACTGCAGCTTACAGTAACCACAGTGGTTATGGGCTTTATCATATCCATACTTATATTATTAAAGATGGGAAAATGGTTGGGCTTAATGGCAGAACGATAACTATTAATCAGCCTAGTGCCAAGGTTGATATTGCTAAAGAATCCGATGCTCTTTATAAAGTGACTGTTTCTAACCTGCCAGCTTACATTAGTTCAGTAGTTATTCCTGTCTGGACAGATAAAAACAATCAAGATGATATTCAATGGATTCCCGCGACAAAACAAGGTGATGGAACCTACGCAGCGCAAATTCAGTTAGCTGATCATAATGGGGAAACAGGCCATTATAATGTTCATGTCTATGGACAAAGTAAATTTGACAATAAAACGGTTGGCTTAGCAGCAACTGATGGCTTTAATGTTGCAGAGACAAGGAATGCTGTTATCGCTGCTTCAAATTATAATGCCAGTGCAGGAACGATAGATATGATTGTTAAACAAGAAGCGGGTGGTAAAGCGATCAAAGAAGTTCGGATGGCTGCTTGGTCAGAAGCTGATCAATCTAACCTTCATTGGTATGTTTCATCAACTATTATTGATGGTAAGGTAACAGTCACCATTAATGAAAAAAATCATCAATATATTAAAGGAAATTATAACATTCATGTCTATGTTGATTATACTGATGGCACTAGTAGCGGAACCAATATTGGAAACTATAGCTTGAATGCTGATAAACCTGCTGTTGCTCTACCATCTTACTTTATTGATATTAGTAGCCACAATGGAATCATTTCTGTTGCCGAATTCAATAGCTTGAAACAACAAGGTATTCAAGGAGTGGTTGTTAAGTTAACAGAAGGTACAAACTACATCAATCCATATGCAAGTTCTCAAATTGCCAATGCCAGAGCTGCCGGTATTAAGGTTTCTGCTTACCATTATGCTCACTATACTTCTGCGGCCGGGGCACAAGAAGAAGCCCGTTATTTTGCTAATGCAGCCAGATCCTTTGGTTTGGAGGCATCAACTGTCATGGTCAATGATATGGAAGAATCCTCTATGGTGAACAATATTAATAATAATGTTCAAGCTTGGCAAGATGAGATGAGGCGTCAAGGTTATAGCAACCTGATTCATTATACTATGGCTAGTTGGTTGGATATACGCGGTGGGCAAGTAGACACTGCAAGGTTTGGCATCAATAATTTTTGGGTTGCTCATTATGCCAAAGGGTATACTTATATGACTCAAGAAGAAGCTAAATCCCTTAATTATTATGCTAATGCAGCAGCTTGGCAGTATACTAGTGTATCGTCTAAATTGTCTCATGCTTTGGATGAAAATATTGATTATACTGGTCGATTTACTCAACAGTAA
- a CDS encoding YkgJ family cysteine cluster protein: protein MTQEIDIGKYHQLALQKQKEHRKFLATLKKKAPKNLDKIVQEVHTEVFREIDCTKCANCCKILGPLFTESDISRIAKHFRMRLPVFEDMYLRVDEDNDKVFKSMPCPFLGEDNLCSIYDIRPKACREFPHTDRKKIYQINHLTIQNTLICPAVYLFVEKLQERLA from the coding sequence ATGACACAAGAAATTGATATTGGGAAATACCATCAATTAGCACTGCAGAAGCAGAAAGAACACCGCAAATTTCTAGCGACTCTTAAGAAAAAAGCACCTAAAAATCTGGATAAGATTGTTCAAGAAGTTCATACAGAAGTTTTTAGGGAAATTGACTGTACTAAGTGTGCTAACTGCTGTAAAATTCTGGGACCACTTTTTACGGAATCCGATATTAGTCGTATTGCTAAACATTTTCGTATGAGACTCCCAGTCTTTGAAGATATGTATTTGCGTGTGGACGAAGACAATGACAAGGTTTTTAAGTCTATGCCCTGCCCCTTTTTAGGAGAGGATAATCTCTGTTCTATCTATGATATTCGCCCCAAGGCCTGCCGTGAATTTCCTCATACAGATCGTAAAAAAATTTATCAAATTAACCATCTGACTATCCAAAATACTCTTATTTGTCCTGCTGTCTATCTTTTTGTAGAAAAATTACAAGAAAGGCTGGCTTAA
- a CDS encoding SMI1/KNR4 family protein, which produces MILDILRDNGYKLEEDFSKEVAKAETILGITFAKDYREALAKFGNFEVNNHEFTGVQFENYLNIVVATVDNREYCHEDTTKMYVIEELGVDGIAIWQNSKGEIFQTIPRKEVKPEKIYDTFLEYLENEVLDSK; this is translated from the coding sequence ATGATTTTAGATATTTTAAGAGATAATGGATATAAATTAGAAGAAGATTTTTCTAAAGAAGTAGCGAAAGCTGAAACTATATTAGGTATTACATTTGCAAAAGATTATAGAGAGGCTCTAGCTAAGTTTGGAAATTTTGAAGTAAATAATCACGAGTTTACAGGTGTACAGTTTGAAAATTATTTGAATATTGTTGTAGCTACAGTAGATAATAGAGAATATTGCCATGAGGATACGACCAAAATGTATGTGATTGAAGAATTAGGGGTTGATGGTATTGCTATTTGGCAAAATTCAAAAGGAGAAATTTTTCAAACGATTCCTAGAAAAGAGGTTAAACCTGAGAAAATTTATGATACATTCTTAGAATATTTAGAGAATGAAGTGCTTGATTCAAAATAA
- a CDS encoding HNH/ENDO VII family nuclease: protein MVFETLKHSGSETKVSTGEIGQKNSEIASNKVDSDQRIHPVDVVNVKDSDQGLNIAERFIAKERGYSEPAINLANNLDELESGKYYSKEIQKAAEQPPEQLSVLKDERLKQRTVNEREVLQHDTIDSKEFLDVKSQYKLDGEVRYLTNLERMERGFAPIDESGKPFNLHHIGQKMDSPLAELPDQVHKDNYSKLHANKGPSNIDRVAFAKEKQEYWKARAEQIKGDTSA from the coding sequence ATGGTATTTGAAACACTAAAACACTCAGGGAGTGAAACCAAAGTAAGCACTGGTGAAATTGGGCAAAAAAATAGTGAAATTGCATCAAATAAGGTAGATTCGGATCAGCGTATCCATCCTGTTGATGTGGTAAATGTGAAAGATAGCGATCAAGGATTAAATATAGCTGAAAGGTTTATAGCAAAAGAAAGGGGGTATTCTGAGCCTGCAATAAATTTAGCTAATAATCTGGATGAGCTAGAATCAGGAAAATACTACTCAAAAGAGATTCAGAAAGCTGCTGAACAACCACCTGAACAATTATCAGTTCTTAAAGATGAGAGATTAAAACAAAGAACTGTAAATGAAAGAGAAGTCTTACAGCACGATACAATTGATTCAAAAGAATTTTTGGATGTAAAATCACAATACAAGTTGGATGGTGAAGTAAGATATTTGACTAATCTTGAGAGGATGGAGAGGGGTTTTGCACCGATAGATGAAAGTGGGAAACCATTTAATCTGCATCATATTGGTCAAAAAATGGATTCGCCACTTGCTGAATTACCTGATCAGGTTCATAAGGATAATTATAGTAAGTTACATGCAAATAAGGGCCCTTCTAATATTGATAGAGTAGCCTTTGCTAAAGAGAAACAAGAGTATTGGAAAGCTAGAGCAGAACAAATTAAAGGAGATACTTCAGCATGA